The nucleotide window ACCAATTCAAAAAACCACCCAACCCAAGGTCAAAACTGGTCAGTCAAAACTGTGTGCTAGACTTCTCACAATTCACAACAGGGCCTATTTGCACTATTTTTCTAACACGTATGATAGAGTTATCCTTTCTACTTCTACACTCAGCTAATCCCCACTGGGTGAGACAGTGAATGCAACAGTGGCCCAGTGAGGTGAGGAATCATAGAACAGAGTGAAGTTGATTGGCTGGCAGGAGACTGTCTAAGCTGGTCTTGTTAGTGGACAGCGCCAAACCAGCTGCCTCCACATGCAATGCACACACCTTGGGGTGCACATGAAGGACCACTCCatggcaggaaaaaaaaccatGAGAATGTTTCTCTTAATAGCTATTTTTTCACTCCCTAAAAATTTccactttatttatattttataacatatatagcAGTATAATACTGTgagtatataatttatttttaaaaattctatattggAGGTTCATGTTCTAAAACTGAGCCCTAGTGGCTACATCATCCAAAAAGAGTCTGGAGTCCACTATTGGCCTAGAGGCCCAGGTGACCCAGGGCCAGGTTTTGCAGGTCGCCTGTGCCCTTGGTTCtgctatcttttccttctttccaatgACACTGATATCACTATTTACCATGTATTTCATGCCAGTGTGCTGGGCACCATGGCCATGCCCGATAAGGCCTTCTCCTCAGCAGTCACAGCCACATTTAGTACAATTTCTCTTGAGTAATGTTTGAAGGTGgactctttcttttcatttttttttttctcttccttgatgCTTCCAGGTAGATCCTTGgcctacttttatttcttttatactcgACTCATAATTGCTTTTGAAAAACATGAAATCCTTTAAAGAAAAGGGTTTTTTTAGTCACttgcaaatacttttaaaattatatatcaaaTATTGAATGCTTCTGCCCAGCTAAAACCACTACAATCTTAGCAAGCTGCAAACTTTCTTCTTTGCTCCTTGTGGTTATTTCATAATTCCTCTGAAACTCCCCACCCCTACTAGGGCCTAATCTATGTTCCATATCAAGCTGCTAAGAACAAGAGGCTTAGTGCGCCTCACAATCTTGACAACAAGCCCTTTGTtagagaaaacaaactaaaagaaagaaattagaccTCTGACGAAATATCATTAAAAtacttctttaaattaaaaaaaaaaattatagaggtAACCAGAGATTTACACTTTTAGTTATGAATTGAGCTGCCAACTAGCATTTCCTACCCCGCCTCCCCACCTGCCAAAACAGAACTTGAGTTTGATTTCTGGTAAATTCACTGCCTGAGTAAATGTTTTTCTCAAAGAATCATCCACTATATTGTAAAGCTCCAGGTAGTAATTACAAGTGTGTGAGGATATATGTGGTGTATATGTCTGTGTTGTTTGTGGAGGGCAGGACATTTACCTGAATTGACTGTCATTTGCTTGGGGTGGGGTGGAACCTGTCAGTTGAAACTCTTTACTGAATTTTCAAAAGTATCATACTTTGCTCATTTCTGGCCATAACACAAGCATTTGAGTTAAAGAGTTATCTTGATTATGTATGTGGAATTGCTATGAGCACAAAGGTGAATGAAATGAAGAACTAAAatgacaaatgagaaaataaaggcaaatttataaaatttcaagCACTAGCATGAATCGTGCCAGTTAGTATCACCAGAGCCCAATGTCACAGGCTCATTGCCAACTACCTTCAGTTTGCATATTAGAAGCATGGGTGCTAAGAGATAAATACTCTGGTAGAGAATCTCCTTTTATATCTCTTAAAATATGTCTCTTCTATACTCAGTTAAATTTGCAAATGATAAGGTTTGGATATATGTAAAACTGTTTCTCTTCTGGCACCTACACTCTCTGTACAGACAAGCCTGGGTGGCAGCAATGGAAACCCCTGCTTTTCTCCAAGAGCCCTTCCAGATATCAGTCACTGACCTTCCTAGGATGAGGACATAGCTCCCACCAGCTCAGGAACTTAGACTGGCATTCATTATTTTAGGACTCTCACTGCCtcttccatctgtccatccatccgtccattccTCCCTTCATTCAACAGGTACTTTTCCAGCACTGACTATGTTCCAGATAATTGTGTTAGGTACTGGGGCCTCTGTAGTATAACAAGACAAAGAGAGTCCTTACCCTCCTaaatctccctgcccccactaCTCATCACacttacatacacacatgcatacactgaATTACATTACAGATAGAATTGATAAGTAATCTTGTTactcttaaaattaattaattcctgGTACAAGAACCTGAGCCCTAGGTCTTCACTGGACGAAAGTTTCCATATTGCTGACTGTCGAAATGCACCTTTTCTTGCTTAGTTCTCAGTTCTTCCCTGGGCTGGGCCCCACCCTTCCATCTTCTCTGCTTGGCTTGTACAATTTCCCTACCCATGTCAGGCCCCTTCTCTGGGGTCCTGTGTTGCATTAAACCAATCACACACACAGGAGGGAGAAGTGTGAATTCTTTGAACCCAAGTTGCACTGTATTTTCAGACACTTCCATTTGTCATATACTTTCACGGGACTCAATTGTCCTTGGGGGAATGACTTCCCTTGAACAAATGTGTTTGTAACCACCCAAATTTCAAATGAGCTGAGTGAGTATGATAGAAATGTACGGGCATGCTGAAACAGAATATGTACAtttaatggccaaaatatttttcctgagCTTCCAGGCTCCTCTACCTGGGAATAATTTAAATACAAGGGAGAATCTTATTCCTCATTTACTTCACAGAGTCGATTCTCACCTGgctaaaattagtttttaaatcacTGGGTTTTATGCTTCTGTGGTGCACTTGGTCCCCTGTGACCCCACCATTACACTCACTCTTACTCCTGCTGATTATCTGTGATTATCCACCTCCTCAAGTTGTCAAGTGGTTGCCATTAAATGCCTTCAAATCTGAAGTAATTAATTAGTTCTCTAGTCATTCCCTGGATCCTGGATTTTAAGCCTCgactgttttatttccttttgtacaATTGGAGCTGAGTTGCCCCAAAATGGATAAACTCATCCTCCAGGATGACTTGTGCATCTCATTTATGATTCTGATTTTATGACATGCCTAGACAAGTCCCAAATTAATTTCATGGCAAGAGACTTCCTGTACTTACGGTGAGGATAGATTTTCCACTTCACACAGCACTCTGAGCTACTCTATCCTGCCAACATTCCAAAGTCAGCAAAACAGAGTGAACACCATAGTTCTCTCACCTCTCTATTTTGGTTTAGTTTTTGGATGTTTTGCTAATCATACATTTCCTCAGAAGGTCAGGTGCAGAGCTCTGGAATAGAAACTTCCTCCAGAAAATTTTCTGATCCTCCCCAAATCACCCATTCTAGCTTTGTGCTGGTTTCTAATGGAGCCACAACTTGTTTTTGCTGCTGAAAAGTATCAGACAAGAGTTATCGCCATTATTTTTAGAAACCATTTCCCCAATGCCAAGCACAGAGGGAATTCATTAGGGGAGCCCATTATGGTAACTAACTCCTTAGTCTTGTCTAAATTGATAAGACATGGATTCATGACCTTACTCATAGAAACATCAAGAAAGAAACATGACTTTAAGTATTGAATAAGCCAATGGAATTTTTCTTGGTTGAAGTAAAATTAACTTACAAAAGATAATAGTTAACTGCTGTTGAGAGTTTTATTATGTCTGGAACAACTACTCTAAGaggtttacatatattaactcatttaatacctAACCCTCTGAGCAGGTACTTTTATCACTCttgttcacagatgaggagagtgaggcacagagaagttaacttGCCTGAGGCCACGTGTTGGGGGAGTGCTGTGTACCTTGTACCCAGGCCTCCAGAAGACTGAACAGGATTGTAGAATGTTCATTTCTCATTTGTCTCAGTTTTAGTGTACCAACTACTAACACACAGGCCTcacttttggaaaattcttggaaaggggcttctctggtggcacagtggttaagaatccgcctgccaatgcaggggacacgggttcgagccctggtgcgggaagatcgcacatgcggtggagcaactaagcctgtgtgccacaactactgagcctgtgctctagagcccgcaagccacaactactgaagcccacgcacctagagcctgcgctccgcaacaagagaagccaccacaatgtgaagcccgtgcaccgcaacgaagagtaacccctgctctctgcaactagggaaagcctgcgtgcagcaacgaagaccaaatgcagccaaaaattaattaattaattttttttaagaaaaagattgaccatgtgtttaaaaaaaaaaaattatcagaaatatGTAAGACTCTCTCACCATCTTTTCTGTTGCGATAGATATTGATGGTTAATATTGAACATTTGGGAAAAGGAAATAGGGTATtcaggatttaaaaataaaaaccctcaTTGCTCTGTGAATGACAtttcatttgtcatttttgtaattattttgctGTCATCTAGGGAcccaaatgaaattttttaaatgtgttgctGCCATCCAGTGATCTAAATGAAAATAACATGCAAACTTGattttgtcttcttatttgtattttaagtCTTTAAGTGCTACCTTAggggtcatttaaaaaaaatcattaaatcttCATATACTAAACTTGAAATTTttagaatttctaaaaatatgacaTTTGCAGTTTTTCTTACTTCTCACTTATTCTTTGTCtgctaaaataatgtattttgctCATGTCCACAGCTCCTTTTTGGTATCAAATAAGAGGGTATTAGAGGAGAAACTAAaatctcattaattttatttatacatgGTATCTGATGTGGTTTTGGACCATATGTATTTCttttagaacaattttatttGTGCCAATTCTTATTTGAGTAACTGACATACTAATTTTTCACATCTATCCAGTTGTTTATAGTTGATCAATTTCacccatatttatttaattatgtaaaTGATTATAGTTAGACACCAAAATCTTCAGTTTTACATGCTCTATGTAGAATACTTCCCATTCATCTACATAAGTATTCACTGATTGCACGTAAAGAATTTTGGATCAGTGGTCCTGAATAGTTATTTACCTCTTCATAAATATATTCTGTCTCCCCATTAAAGGGGTAGGAATTATATACACCCTCTCAAAATGTAGCAATGCCCTATATTCAGTAAATTCTTATTGATGATGCCCCATTCATAGACTTTTAAGGATATAATCATCTGACTATTGTAACACACGTCATTCAAATTAGTTTCTGCCCTTtgctgaagttttaaaatatctgaaatgaTTATATCTGAAGAACAAAAGTTGGCAGATGTGGAAACATTTTTCACCACAGCAGCTCCTAGCCATGTCCCCTCTGTAGGCTATGTATGCCTAAAATGTAACTGTTTGGAAGACTGTGCATGATCAGGAAAATTGTCCCCCTACTGAATAAGGACACAAGTGTGGTTTCAATATTCTAATGGACATTTATAATAATTCAGCACTTTGAGTTGCAGGGAGAAGTTGAGAGGAAGTTTTAAGTTGGGTGATAATTGTGATCATTTGCAATGACTTGGATGGGGGTCAGGGAATATATGTTCTACTGGAAGGCTACCACCTGAAGCTAAAGAGATCATTTTCCAAGGAGACCCAAACTGAATGAGATGAGCAAAAAACAGTATTAGTCTTAATCCTGTGTTGTTAAAGAAGATGAGTATTTGTCCTGGgttcatctatgttcatgaaatcaaacgtttattgagtgcttatcaaGTGCCAGACACCATACTAGGCAAAAAGGGGGATGTTAGTGTACAAGATTCATGTCTGTGCCCTAATGGAGCTCATGGTCTAGGGAGATACCTTCTCTTGATTAGACATTTTCCCTTAAAACAGTTCCAGACTTGTCCAGCCTGTGTAAGCTTGTGTAAGCACCATTGTAGCTATAATTAAGTCATATGTTCCTTCACCACATACGAGTGTACATTGGGTACATTTTTACCGTGCTCCCAGCATTACCAAGTACCCTGAGAGAATCAGTTTGTGTATTACCACTAACTGATGAAAGCTccacacttcctaatttcaaggGGTTTAATTAACACAACCAGTTTGCACTGACCAACCTGGTTTTACTTCACCCAAATGGTAAACCATTAAATAACATTAGCCTCCTAGGACTCTGTCACATGACTTGACTTCCAGCATTGCAGGACTCTCCTGACCCAATACCATTTTCATTCTTTAGGGTAATTCAATTATTGCTGCCATTTTTGAAAGTAAGTTAACATATTAGCCAGTGATGTGATAAAAGATTTATCAAAGCCACTAACTGCAAAATTAGACTTTATGTCTAAAGATATTTTTGAAGGTCTCAGTGTATGGATTTTTTCAGTGTTAGACTGGTGTTATCTtgatgcacatttaaaaaaaataaggacataAAGGCTACAGTCTGAGTTGATTCCATGCCCCTAAGTTAGCAACCATGGTACTGGTATGCACCTCAGAATCCTAAACCAACTTTGAGGCCTCTGGAAACTAGTCCACACTGTCAAATGTATGGCTACACATTCCTCTTCTGTCTGCAATCTCCTCGGAAGGCCCCCAGTAATTGCTTCAGTTGCTCTACAAGGAATGTAGCTTCCAATCCAACTCAGAATTTGAGTCACTTCAGTTATAAAAACAAACTTACAATGTTCTCCCTCCTTAAAAAACACAACACTCAACTGTTTACATTCATGTCTTTATTAGTTTTGATGATCAGTACAACTGCTTTTACTTCAAGTGCAGGCATTCACTCCTGCATGTTCTAGGAATCATTAATCCCACGCTCAAATTAGAAAGATATCAGaggcagtttttattttaataagcatgcaaagataaaagtagtaaaatgaaaaataaatggccCTCCTTcaggtaaagaaaaatattaggatAAAGTCAACATCTTTATGAAGAAAGCATTCAAATAAtgggtcaatttttaaaaaaaattcctagtcagtgtattttactttcattgataATCAAAACCAGGCAATCTTTACAGTAGTTTAAATGTGAATAAGTGATGGACCTCTTACTGGTTTTATTTAAAGGTTAAAACACATCACCATCTCAATTCTCGGTATCCACAGTCATTTTAATTTCTGGCTTATGCTGAATTGCTATACGATCTTCAGACACCTCTACCCCCACGTATATAATTactcattatttctttaagatgGATAACTCATAACATGAAAAGAGTAAACTGAAGTTCTGTGAAATTTAAGATGACACAAAAACAGTGCCCAACAGCCATTTTTCTCTACCTTTCCTCTTCCaactctgtttcttcttctttgaaaCCTTACTAGAAATGCTGTTTTTACAGGAAAGGTGATTATTAAAAAGGCCAAATGCTTTCATATTAGATCTTGTCAATAGTTAATTCCAGTTTCTTGGTGATCACATCTCTCATCTTCATTGCTTGGTATGGAAAAGTGAAATATACTTGGAGTAAGAAGCACCAAAAGGAGGCAAGGAACCAAGCTCTGCACTGTTGGTTTCCTTTCCTGAAGAGGGCAAGCTCCAGCAGCCTCACTTGAAGGAGGCCTTCACTAACCTGCCTTTGACAGGCTGTGGAGGGCGCCAGTTCCTCACCAGGTGCACCGGGGGCTCATTTTCCGCGCTGGAGTAGAGGCCCCGCAGCTTGGCCATCTGCAAGGGGCGAGGGAAGGCTGTCAGCATGACATTTGGACCAAGTGGACACATTAAGCGTGTGACAAAGAGTTAGAAATCACCAGCTTTCTAAACAAGCAAACTACAAAACCTGTCTCCAATGTCCAGTCCAGAGTTATTTGGTTCTGAGTaacaaaaacctttttttttttttttttaatttgtaaaaacacTTTTCCTCCTTTTATACAGGATCACCATACCCTCTGGTCAAAACCTTTTCCTCCTGAATtctgaaacaattattttaatttgacaGATCAGTATGAAATCTATCCCTTCTGTAGGAGTGGAAGACAGTGCAAATAATAAGCTCAATTGGCCCCTCATTGCATAAGTTAATGAAGTCAATTTACATGAACACTTAcaagggaggcctgaggagagaggTCGAAGGTATTGAAAGCAGACAGACTGGAGGTGCAATCTCAGATCCTGCCCTTGGCTGTGTGATCATGAGCAAACTGCTTAACCTATCTGAGCCTCAGCCTACTTAGCTGTAAAACTAGGGAACCAGTACACACCTCACAAGGATGTTCAATCCCTTCCACCAGCATCTTATCCCCAGGCCTGTATTTACCATTCCATCTCCTAAACAGGGCTCAGTATTTGGGAGTTCTCCAAATTAGCAAAGTCTAACTCATATGGATCTGTACCCTTCAGTGTTTCTAGAGCACAAACTTGGGCATTGTTCAGCGTCACTGCCACCTTTAAATGTTCTTGCATTTAGCCTGGTATCCTTTGGAAGTTGAGCTTTAGAAAGTTAAACAGGCTGATCGTAATTAACCGGGGCAAACTATGAAATCTCCAGTCGCAGAGCTGTTCGGTAAGCATCTATtgctttatattttcagtttagCGTCTGTATCTCACAGAGTCCGCCGGCGACGGTAAGTCAGCGTGCTCTCAAGGCCGGCCCGCGGCCGCTGCTCACCTGTTCGGGGCTCACGGTGACCGGCTCCTTCAGCAGGAGCCACACGATGCACTCCTCGCAGGGCGGCGTGGTGAAGGAGCCGTGGTAGGTCCAGTAGTCTCGGCAGGCGGGGAACAGGCAGGACGGGTCGAAGTTCGTGAAGGGCGCCTCCTTGCCCTGGGAGAAAGCGGGACACAGCGCGGTGAGCGGGCGCATGCGCATCGCCTGCCCCAGCGTCTCACCGTTTGGGGAGAATGGATTTCAAATGCAACAGAGAAAACGGAGCTTGTGAACAAGGACGTGCCTTTCAGATATAAAGGGCAGATGGGGGAGGCCGGTTTGCATCAATTGACTTTGCCACAGTCAATTGTATTCCTTATTCACTCTAGGTAGCACTATAAATCTATCATTTCTCAAGAAAAAGGACAAACTCATTATAAACTGTAACAGAAATATTTCATACAAGTTAATGCTGTGGTTCTTGATGATACAAAACAGAGTTGCATTTTTATTGAGTATCATACTCAGAATACTTACTTTCTCTGGTGGTAAAACTAAAAGCGTTTGATTAGAACAGAAAGAATTAAAGTGAGTCTGCTAAGTAGAAGAATCTACTgttaagatttaaaatatacaggTGCCAcccaggagagaaagggaaacacTAGGACCCAAACATTTAGTACCTCTgcatgtgtgtaagtgtgtgtgtgcgtgtgtgtgtgtgtgttgggcagGGGAACACCACTCAACTTTTCTCTCAAACACTTCATTAAAAATGTAGTTATCTGACAGGTtgactatgaggattaaataaacttATGTATGTGAAACTGCTCTAAAACCTATAAaccataaaaatatacatacaaatataataGCATTTGCTTTTATATGTATGCTTAGCATATTCATCAAACTTACTAACAGATTTTAGGTGAAAGAAATACActtgaaaatgtaaaaagaaaaaattgacataCGCTGCTTTTATGTTCTGGgagggaaaatgattttttttacctttgtCTTAATTTTGTCCAGCGCATCAAGGAGCAGCTGGAACTCGCCTTTCTCATGTcctatctgtaaaaaaaaaagaaaaagtaaaccaacaactatatttttctcttctccataATTTAGGATTGtcttaaaaactaattttaatccATCCATCTACAACTAGTGTTTATAAATCTGTCAGAATATCTTGTACTAAGCAAAAACATAAGTTTATTTCCACCCCCCCCCAAGATTTTAGAGTATATATTTTCTGAACTAAACTTGGACTCCAGGCCTCTGAAGTACAAAACCACAAATTACATGTTGATTTACATCTATGTCCTTGACCTTCTCTGTGAAGTCagtctacttttctttttaatagaattAGAGCTAGGATGGACTCAGTGTATCTGAAACTAAACTCGTTGTCTTTCTGCTCAGACCCACTCCACTTCCTGTAGTACTGTGTTCAAGCACTGAATATGACCCAATGAATTCAGAACATAAAACAAATTAGgtcattcaaaaagaaagaagctaGATTTTCACCTCTGGCTTAAAATCTTGGTTATGTTACCACTAAATTCATGTGTTAATGACACCAAGTCCTCTCTACACCAAGGCTGGCTCAACAACACACACATTCCATGTGCTATCTTAGCCTGGGATCATGTGAGTGGTGGCCACTAAGCCGAGTGGATGTCCAGCCAGGGACTCGGCATCACAGACGTTCCCAACATTGGCTTTTCTGGTTTCCACTGCAATTGACATGGAGTAGCAGGAACGGGTAATGAACAAGGCTGCCCTTGCCCTCACTGCCAGTGAAATAAGCTCCTTCAAAGGCTCCATCTCCACcgcccctacacacacacaccacacacatacacacacatacatcctgCATCTTAAGAAAATTTAGAAGTGCTAGGGGTACTGAAGTATGGCAAAAGTTACTCTTTTAAGGGAGAGCAAAAAATTTTGAGCTGATCTTAACAGAAATATCTTGAATAGTTGAATGAATACTGAAAttcattcctctctcccctttAAATAAAAGGAGGGAGTAAAACTTAAGCATTGATAAGGAactaaactttgaaaaaaatacatggtcAATTTTTACCTTACCTTCAGAAAAATGCCAATCACAGCTACTCCATCAGGTTGCTTCAGAGCACTTGCAAAACTGTTATACTTTGAATTCCAGTGAACCAAATGAAGCTGAAACCATAGAACAGAGGTTATGAGGTAAATTcctaaaataaggaaataagtataaaattattCACAATAAACCCAATAATTATACAGTCTAAGGTTGCTGAACACTCTCACAGAAGTTGACAGAATTCTAAAAATTAACATGCAATATTTTGGTAAGACTTTTAATGGTTCAAATTAAAAGTTATGATAGGTAGAACTGGTGAAAACTGAACTTTCATTAAAccaattcaaaatattattttagcttTGTATAACATTAGTCCTTTTTCTGACCAAATCAAACAGTGAAACACAGAGTTATAAACAGGAATCTGCTAGCATTCTAAAGTCACAATTAACTGGGAAGTAGGAGAGGAAAAATAAGGGGACAAATTCTTAGGTGTCTTCATGCCTCTCTCCTTTCAGCAACAAATGGTCTAGAACCG belongs to Balaenoptera ricei isolate mBalRic1 chromosome 17, mBalRic1.hap2, whole genome shotgun sequence and includes:
- the CA3 gene encoding carbonic anhydrase 3; this translates as MAKEWGYADHNGPDHWHELYPIAKGDNQSPIELHTKDIKHDPSLKPWSASYDPGSAKTILNNGKTCRVVFDDTYDRSMLRGGPLTAPYRLRQFHLHWGSSDDHGSEHSVDGVKYAAELHLVHWNSKYNSFASALKQPDGVAVIGIFLKIGHEKGEFQLLLDALDKIKTKGKEAPFTNFDPSCLFPACRDYWTYHGSFTTPPCEECIVWLLLKEPVTVSPEQMAKLRGLYSSAENEPPVHLVRNWRPPQPVKGRLVKASFK